One part of the Oncorhynchus kisutch isolate 150728-3 linkage group LG22, Okis_V2, whole genome shotgun sequence genome encodes these proteins:
- the LOC109867069 gene encoding immunoglobulin superfamily containing leucine-rich repeat protein 2-like → MASWRLVCVLAVWTSVLGLAQCCPDTCSCLDKYAHHFADCAYKDLLLVPVGLPFNVTTLSLSANKIKLLKAKSFINVTQVTSLWLAHNEIVTIERDTLALLIQLRNLDVSYNKIISFPWEDLANLTSLQLLKMNNNEMINLPKYSFSTLKDLRSLRINNNRFTTIVQGTFSSLSSMSHLQIYNNPFTCSCSLEWLRDWIAESKISVPEQDSIVCEAPEHLQGALVTKMPKLDCKAPSVSITYQPNLDNTELYEGFMVILNCETKGNPKPEVSWEVVNAGNQKFTFSLPSVVSMNSDSPINDKRTNGRFLVFQNGTMIIPRMSKKEDGNYSCSAVNDLGKADSTVKVVVAGTKKQAINSMLDTTADKILRPSGGNKPGPKMTNNIINWPKSDSEKTKNDPTGSSVKHADGSVQAGEGSEELPFTRKCGISDGTQYISNHAFNLSLDQLKQYTFDLGVIALEVSETEAKVQLNPLQLPNSKNNLHLSHNENLETVDKEPFSLYQGSTKTPLDMLYLCFNTGNGHSVVQWSRIEEGINTYKFQGLQPGTNYTLCLTYGGQDCQVQVVFTTRMRIPSLLIIVMVSTFLLVLATVPLLGATCCHLLNKYQGKTYKLIMKAAQKNPDQMDKHMVGGDFDPQVSFVESEKNSNPSEIGEGEDGQDGEEVEGSVVTESIPGSTLKFEVGSEYSDRLPLGAEAVNISEDGNGNYKELSR, encoded by the exons ATGGCGTCGTGGCGGCTGGTCTGTGTCCTGGCTGTATGGACCTCTGTGTTGGGtctggcccagtgttgtccagaTACCTGTAGCTGTCTGGATAAATACGCCCACCATTTCGCTGACTGTGCCTACAAAGACCTGCTATTAGTTCCCGTAGGCCTCCCCTTCAacgtcaccactctctctctctctgccaacaaGATCAAACTCCTGAAGGCCAAGAGCTTTATTAACGtcacccag GTGACCTCCCTATGGCTGGCCCACAATGAGATCGTGACCATAGAGAGGGACACCTTGGCACTGCTGATCCAGCTGAGAAACCTGGACGTCAGCTACAATAAGATCATCAGCTTCCCCTGGGAAGACCTGGCCAACCTCACCTCCCTTCAGCTACTCAAGATGAACAACAACGAGATGATCAACCTCCCTAAATATTCCTTCTCGACTCTCAAAGACCTGAGGTCCCTGAGGATCAACAACAACAGGTTCACTACTATAGTTCAGGGGACCttcagctctctgagctccatgTCTCACCTTCAGATCTACAACAACCCCTTCACCTGCTCCTGCAGTCTGGAGTGGCTGAGAGACTGGATTGCGGAGTCTAAGATCTCTGTCCCGGAGCAGGACTCTATCGTCTGCGAGGCCCCAGAGCATCTGCAAGGGGCCCTGGTGACCAAAATGCCCAAGCTGGACTGCAAGGCCCCGTCAGTGTCCATCACCTaccagccaaacctggacaacactGAGCTATACGAGGGCTTTATGGTGATTCTCAACTGTGAGACCAAGGGCAACCCCAAACCAGAGGTCAGCTGGGAGGTGGTGAATGCAGGGAACCAGAAGTTCACATTCAGTTTGCCCTCTGTGGTCAGCATGAATAGTGACTCGCCCATCAATGATAAAAGAACCAACGGCCGGTTCTTGGTCTTCCAGAATGGCACTATGATCATCCCCCGTATGAGCAAGAAGGAGGATGGGAACTACAGCTGCTCAGCTGTCAACGACCTCGGTAAAGCAGACAGCACAGTGAAGGTAGTGGTGGCAGGCACCAAGAAACAAGCCATTAACTCCATGCTGGACACCACAGCAGATAAGATCCTCCGTCCGTCTGGTGGAAACAAGCCGGGGCCTAAGATgaccaacaacatcatcaactGGCCCAAGTCCGACTCTGAGAAGACCAAGAACGATCCAACTGGGTCGTCTGTTAAACACGCTGATGGCTCAGTGCAGGCTGGCGAGGGCTCAGAGGAGCTTCCGTTTACCAGGAAGTGTGGCATCAGCGATGGCACTCAGTACATCTCCAATCACGCATTCAACCTCAGTCTGGACCAGCTGAAACAATATACATTTGATTTAGGTGTCATCGCGTTGGAGGTATCCGAGACGGAGGCCAAAGTGCAGCTCAACCCTCTCCAGCTCCCCAACAGTAAGAACAACCTTCACCTCAGCCACAATGAGAACCTAGAGACCGTCGACAAAGAGCCTTTCAGCCTCTATCAAGGCTCAACCAAAACCCCTCTGGACATGCTCTATCTGTGTTTTAACACTGGTAACGGACACTCTGTGGTGCAGTGGTCCCGGATAGAGGAAGGGATCAACACCTATAAGTTCCAGGGCCTACAACCAGGCACTAACTACACCCTGTGTCTGACCTACGGAGGGCAGGACTGTCAGGTCCAGGTTGTCTTCACAACCAGGATGAGAATTCCTTCTCTGTTGATCATAGTGATGGTTAGTACCTTCCTGTTGGTCCTGGCTACAGTCCCTCTGCTGGGAGCAACCTGCTGTCATCTCTTAAACAAGTACCAGGGAAAGACTTACAAACTGATCATGAAGGCAGCGCAGAAGAACCCAGATCAAATGGACAAACATATGGTTGGAGGTGATTTCGACCCCCAGGTGTCGTTTGTGGAGTCAGAGAAGAATTCTAACCCAAGTGagataggagagggggaggacggaCAGGacggggaggaggtggaggggagtgtgGTTACCGAGTCTATCCCGGGTTCTACATTAAAATTTGAGGTGGGTTCGGAGTACAGCGATAGATTACCATTGGGCGCCGAGGCGGTGAATATCTCTGAGGATGGAAACGGTAACTACAAAGAGCTGAGTCGCTGA